The sequence GGTTCTTTGCCGCCGGAACATCCCGTCAGTGAAATGCACAGAAGAAGGAGAGAGGTCAAATGCCTTGCCTGCACCACGGGCTTCCCTTGCGGCGGTAGGAGTGGATTATGCGCATCCGTTTGAGGGGTGGGGGAGCGCGCGCCAGATAGTAGATACCTGTGGCCGGTCGGGACAAGTTACCTATCGGACAACAGATATGACTGTCCATCAGCTGAGAAAAGCCTTGAACAGGCACGGCGGTTCACTGTTGAATCCCCGCCGGGCGGAAATGCGCCACCTCCGGTCCGCCCTGAACACCCCGATTTCCACCCGAAGAGTGAGGTAAGCGTGATGGACAACGCAATGCGCAAGCTGTCGGCCGGTTGCATCGCCGTCGTTTCGGCCGGTGCCATTCTGCTGGGAGCCACGGGTCCGGCGGCCGCCTGGGGGCGCGACGGAAATCTGGAGAACCAGGAATTCGGGCTTTTCTACTGGCAGAACCAGTCGGGTTGTGTCTTCGACCTGGTGACGAGTGACGTGAACTTCAGCGACGACAAGTACCAGGGCTCCTGCTCGGCCAGCGGGAACTGGATCAACGACACCACCGAGTCCTACCGGAACCGGGACGTCTACGCCTGGAAGGTCGGCACCGACAAGGATCTGGGCGGCAACGTCGGAGAGATCCCGTCGAACTACGCGGGCAACGCCTCGGCCAACTTCAAGAACAAGATCAGCTCGGCCAAGTACACCCTCCACCCGTAATCCGGATCCGGCAGAAGGAGTTCCACGCGATGAACACCTCCCGGCGCAGCCGACCCGCCGTCCCGGTCGTCGCCCTGTTGGCGACCGCCCTCCTGGCCGGCTGCGCCGGGACCGGCGACTCCGAGGGCGGTGAACCGGAGCTCGGCCGCGTCGAGGTGAACCCGGCGACCGCCACGCTCGCCCTCCCGATGGACGCGTACACCGACACCGAGGCCGAACGGATCCGGATGGGCCAGGTCCAGCAGGCCCTGGTCTCCCGGTGCATGGCCCGCTACGGGTTCACCTACGAGGGCGTGAGATCGGCCGACGCCGCGGGCGCCGGCGTCGGCGCCAGCGCCGGGGCGGAGGACCGGCACACGTACCTCTTCGGCCTGGCCGACCCCGCGTACGCGGCGGCCCACGGGTACGACAAGTCCGCGGGCGAGGGGAGCGTGGCGAAGCCCGCCCCACCGCCGTTGAGCGACAGCGCGTACGTGGTGATGAACGGCGAGCGGCCCGGGGCCCAGGGCGGCACGGCTCCCGACGCGAACACCGAGGAGGAGGCCGCGCGGGTCGACAGCGGTCTGACGGCGGCCGGGCAGAAGGTGCCGGCCGGCGGGTGCGGGCGGGAGGGGTACCGCAAGCTGTACGCCCCGACCAAGGACAGCGTGGACCTGCTGTTCACGTTCGGGCTGGCCTCGGAGGCGCACGACCGCTCCCGGCAGGACTCCCGGGTCGTCGACGCCGTCAAGAAGTGGTCGTCATGCATGGAAAAGTCGGGATACGCCGGGATCGCATCGCCGTACGACGTCGTGGAGAAGCTGGGCCTGGAGGACGACAAGGGCGGCCCGAAAGCCGTGACGGCGGCCAAGGCCGATGTCGCGTGCAAGCGCGAGGTGAACCTCGTCGGCATCTGGGGCGCGGTCGAGAAGGCCTACCAGGAGCGGCTCGTCGAGGAGCACGCCGAGACGCTCGCGCTCTACAAGAAGCAGCGGGAGGCCCGGTTCGCGCTGGCGGCCTCACTGGGCTGAGAACGGCCGTGGACGCCCCCTGGCGGCCCGCACGGCACGAAGAACGGCCCCAGGGCCGGTACTCCACCCCCGAGCGGGGGAGTACCGGCCCTGCGGCGTGTCCTGTCGATCAGGCCGGGCTCGCGGTGTCCGGGCGACACGACACTCCTGTGCCGGGCCCGGAGCCGTGAACTGAGCGGTGCTCAGAGGACGCGGACGGCGCCCGTCGGCTTGTCGTAGCTGAGGTTGCGCTCGACGATGCCGGTGCTGGGGTTCTGCGCGCCGACGAACTTGCCGCCGCCGACGTAGATGGCGACGTGGTACGCGCTGCCCTTGGAGCCCCAGTACAGGATGTCGCCCGGCTGCAGGGCGCTCAGCGACACGGAGGTGCCGGCCGAGGACTGAGCCTGGGACATGCGCGGCAGGCTGATGCCGGCCTGGCGGTAGGCGGCCTGCACGAGACCGGAGCAGTCGAACGAGGACGGGCCGGTGCCGCCCATCACGTACGCCTTGCCGACCTGTGCGCGGGCGAAGTTGACGATGGCCGCGGCGGAGCCGGTGGCCGGGGCGGAGACGGTGCCGGAGCCCTGCGGGGCGGCGGTGCTCTTGAGCGTCGTGCGCTCGGAGCCGGAGCTGCGGCTCGAACGCTCGGCCTCGGCCTTGCGGTCGGCCTCCGCCTTCGCGGTCTTCTCGGCCTTCTCGGCGTCGGCCTTCTTCTGGGCTTCTTCCTTGGCCTGCTTCGCCTCGGCGGCGGCGCCGGTACGGGCGCTCTCCTCCTGGGCGGTCAGTTCGCCTTCGACGGCCGCGAGACGGGTGTTCTCGGCGGCCACGGTGACGGCGGAGGAGACGTCGGCTCCCAGGTCCAGGTTGAGGACCGGCATTTCGAGCGTCGTCTCGGCCACGGGCTCTGCGGACGGGGACGCGCTCGCGGTGCCGGCCATGGCCAGGGTGCTGAGGACGCCACCGGCAACTCCGGCGCGGACCGCGAGCTTCGAGGCGCTACGGCGGGGCTTCCGGTGGCTGGGTATGTGAGCGGTGTGGGACATGAGGACAACCGCTATCAGGGCGTCCGGGTTCCCTTCAAGAAACGTGGGTTGCGCCACAGTTGCGTGAGAACGGCGCGAACCGGGCGCGTCCGACTTCTTATTGACGCCGTAACGGGCGAAACGGACAGGCCCTCACAAGGCTGTGATCATGGGGTTTCGGAATTAAGTCCCAATTGATCCCTGACCTACCATCACTCCACACAGATGGCCAAGCCCTCTTTCGGAAGGCTCGATTCAGAGTGGCGCAGGTCACAGCAGCGTCACGCCATGCGGACGCTGTGCTCCTCCCGTGACCTTCCTGTGAACGTGCCGAGAGGTTCGTGAACGGAAGCACGTACTCGCGTCGTCCCGCGCGCGGCCGTCAGAAGCTTCCGTCGATCCGGCGTCTGCCCCCTCGTCGACCCCTCATTCACCCCCGCCCCCCTCGTATCCGCCCCGTGTCCACCTCGGTACGCACGGCGTCCCCCGACCGGGCGACGGCGATCCCTTTATCACCCCCGCACCCCTGTTGCCAATTTGCCTGCACGTCGAATCGTTTGATAGGGCAAGCAGCCTCCTACCTGCGGTAACGAGCTCGGATGTCACCTTTGGTGATCATGTGGATGCTTCGCGTATGAAGATCACCACTCATCGGGCTTCATGATCGTTCGTCAGGTGGTGGAGATCACAAACTCGGTGTTGCAACCCGTGTCGCAGATCACAGACGAGCAGGCATAAGATGCGCACCAGTCCGGCTTGTGAACTGCCTCACATGCAAGCGCTTGATCGAAGAGCGTGATCTTCGCGGGGTGGTTCGCGCGGCGCCGGCAGCGGTCCAACGGTCAAGGACGACTGGAAGGAGCGAGGAGCGTGAATGCGTACGCGCCCATCCTCGTGCTCGGCGCCCTCGGCGCAGGGTTTGCGATCTTCTCCGTGGTCATGGCCACGCTGATCGGCCCAAAACGGTACAACCGGGCGAAGCTTGAAGCCTACGAGTGCGGCATCGAGCCGACGCCGATGCCGGCCGGTGGCGGCCGCTTCCCCATCAAGTACTACCTGACGGCGATGCTCTTCATCGTCTTCGACATCGAGGTTGTCTTCCTCTACCCCTGGGCCGTCACCTTCGACTCCCTGGGGATCTTCGGGCTCGTCGAGATGCTGCTCTTCGTGCTCACCGTCTTCGTCGCCTACGCCTACGTGTGGCGCCGCGGCGGCCTGGAATGGGACTGAGGGGCTGAATTTCCATGGGACTGGAAGAGAAGCTGCCGAGCGGCTTTCTGCTGACCACCGTCGAACAGGCCGCGGGATGGGTGCGCAAGTCGTCCGTCTTCCCGGCCACCTTCGGTCTGGCCTGCTGCGCCATCGAGATGATGACCACCGGAGCGGGCCGGTACGACCTGGCCCGCTTCGGCATGGAGGTCTTCCGCGGCTCCCCGCGCCAGGCCGATCTGATGATCGTGGCCGGGCGGGTCAGCCAGAAGATGGCGCCGGTGCTGCGGCAGGTGTACGACCAGATGCCCGCTCCCAAATGGGTCATCTCCATGGGGGTTTGCGCATCTTCGGGCGGAATGTTCAACAACTACGCGATCGTCCAGGGCGTCGACCACATCGTGCCGGTGGACATCTACCTGCCCGGCTGCCCGCCCCGCCCCGAGATGCTGATGGACGCGATCCTCAAGCTCCACCAGAAGATCCAGGGCGGAAAGCTCGGCGTGAACCGGGAAGAAGCGGCCCGTGAGGCGGAGGAGGCGGCCCTCAAGGCCCTCCCCACCATCGAGATGAAGGGGCTGCTCCGGTGAGCGAGACCCAAGAGCCGGAGAACGGCAGCAACGGCAGCAACGTCCCTGCGCCGCGTGACCAGGGCCCCGAGGTCATCGGCGTCCGCAAGGGCATGTTCGGTGCCGCGGGCGGCGGGGACACCAGCGGCTACGGCGGCCTGGTGCGGACCGTGGCCCTGCCCGGCGCGACGAGCCGGCCCTACGGCTCCTACTTCGACGAGGTCGCCGACGAGCTCGAAGGCGCCCTGGAGGAGCAGGACCTGCTCCCCGGGAACGCCATCGAGAAGACGGTGGTCGACCGGGGTGAACTCACCTTCCACATCGCCCGCGAGCACCTCGTCCGGGTCGCGCGCGTCCTGCGCGACGACCCCGCCCTGCGCTTCGAGCTCTGCACCGGCGTCTCCGGAGTGCACTTCCCCGGGGACAAGGGCCGCGAGCTGCACGCCGTCTACCACCTGCGCTCGCTCACGCACGGCCGGATCCTGCGGCTGGAGGTGTCCGTCCCGGACAGCGACCCGCACGTTCCCTCGCTCGTCGCCGTCTACCCGACCAACGACTGGCACGAGCGCGAGACGTACGACTTCTTCGGCCTGATCTTCGACGGGCACCCGGCCCTCACCCGGATCATGATGCCGGACGACTGGCAGGGCTTCCCGCAGCGCAAGGACTACCCGCTCGGCGGCATCCCCGTCGAGTACAAGGGCGCCCAGATCCCGGCTCCCGACCAGCGGAGGTCGTACAGCTGATGTCCACGTCAAACAACGCCTCCGCCGATCACGCCGCCGCGCGCGAGACGACCGAGGGCACCGTCTACACCGTCACCGGCGGCGACTGGGACGAGATCGTCCGGTCCGCGGCCAAGGCCGACGACGAGCGGATCGTCGTCAACATGGGTCCGCAGCACCCGTCCACCCACGGAGTGCTGCGCCTGATCCTGGAGATCGACGGCGAGACGGTCACCGAGGCCCGCTGCGGCATCGGGTACCTGCACACCGGCATCGAGAAGAACCTCGAATTCCGGAACTGGACGCAGGGCACCACCTTCGTGACGCGCATGGACTACCTGACGCCGTTCTTCAACGAGACGGCGTACTGCCTCGGCGTCGAGAAGCTCCTCGGCATCACCGACCAGATCCCGGACCGCGCCACCGTCATCCGCGTCCTGCTGATGGAACTCAACCGGCTCTCCTCCCACCTGGTGTGCATCGCCACCGGCGGCATGGAGCTGGGCGCGACCACGATCATGATCTACGGCTTCCGCGACCGCGAGCTGATCCTCGACATCTTCGAGCTGATCACCGGACTGCGCATGAACCACGCGTTCGTCCGCCCCGGCGGCCTCGCGCAGGACCTGCCCCCGGGCGCCGTCGACCAGCTGCGCGAGTTCGTCAAGACCATGAAGAAGAACCTGCCGGAGTACGACAAGCTCGCCACCGGCAACCCCATCTTCAAGGCCCGCATGCAGGACGTCGGCTACCTCGACCTCACCGGCTGCATGGCGCTCGGCGCCACCGGCCCGATCCTGCGCTCCGCCGGCCTGCCGCACGACCTGCGCAAGTCGGACCCGTACTGCGGCTACGAGAACTACGAGTTCGACGTGCCGACCACCGAGAGCTGCGACTCCTACGGGCGCTTCCTGATCCGCCTGGAGGAGATGCGCCAGTCGCTGCGGATCGTCGAGCAGTGCCTGGAGCGCCTGGAGCCCGGACCGGTGATGGTCGCCGACAAGAAGATCGCCTGGCCGGCGCAGCTCGCCATGGGCCCCGACGGCCTCGGCAACTCGCTCGACCACATCAGGAACATCATGGGCACCTCCATGGAGGCCCTCATCCACCACTTCAAGCTGGTGACCGAGGGCTTCCGGGTCCCGGCCGGCCAGGCGTACGCGGCCGTCGAGTCCCCCAAGGGCGAGCTCGGCGTGCACGTCGTCTCCGACGGCGGCACCCGCCCCTACCGGGTCCACTTCCGCGACCCGTCCTTCACCAACCTGCAGGCCATGGCAGCGATGTGCGAGGGCGGCCAGGTCGCCGACGTCATCGTCGCCGTCGCCTCCATCGACCCCGTGATGGGAGGCGTCGACCGATGACCGCCAGTCCTTCGAACCAAGGGGTCTCGCTGGGCATGCCCCAGCTGCCGGCCCCCGACTTTCCGGCGGAGGTACGCGAGCGCCTCGAAGCCGACGCCAAGGAAGTCATCGCGCGCTACCCCGACAGCCGCTCCGCGCTGCTGCCGCTGCTGCACCTGACCCAGTCCGTCGAGGGCTACGTCTCGCGCACCGGCATCCGGTTCTGCGCCGAGGTGCTGGGCCTGACCACCGCCGAGGTCACGGCCGTGGCGACCTTCTACACGATGTACCGGCGGGGGCCCTCCGGCGACTACCAGGTCGGCGTCTGTACGAACACCCTGTGCGCGGTGATGGGCGGCGACGCCATCTTCGAGGAGCTCAAGGAGCACCTCGGCGTCGGCAACAACGAGACCACCCCCGACGGCAAGGTCACCCTCGAACACATCGAGTGCAACGCGGCCTGCGACTTCGCCCCCGTGGTGATGGTCAACTGGGAGTTCTTCGACAACCAGACCCCCCAGTCCGCCAAGGCCATGGTCGACGACCTGCTGGCCGGCCGCGAGGTCTCGCCGACCCGGGGCGCCCCGCTGTGCACGTACAAGGAGACCGCCCGGATCCTGGCCGGCTTCCCGGACGAGCGCGAGGGCGCGGTCGAGGCGACCGGCGGCGCCGGCCCCGCCTCCCTGATCGGGCTGCGCATCGCGCGCGGCGAATCCGCGCACACCCCGATCGTCCACCCGCGCGGCGAGGCCACCACCGAGGGAGGGGAGTGATGTCGGTGTCTTCCGAACTGAGCAACGGCGGCAACGGGGGCACCTCCCACCCGGAGACCGGCGGAGGGACCAGCCCGGAGAAGCTCCTCGCCCCCGTGCTGTCCTCCTTCTGGGA comes from Streptomyces virginiae and encodes:
- a CDS encoding NuoB/complex I 20 kDa subunit family protein, encoding MGLEEKLPSGFLLTTVEQAAGWVRKSSVFPATFGLACCAIEMMTTGAGRYDLARFGMEVFRGSPRQADLMIVAGRVSQKMAPVLRQVYDQMPAPKWVISMGVCASSGGMFNNYAIVQGVDHIVPVDIYLPGCPPRPEMLMDAILKLHQKIQGGKLGVNREEAAREAEEAALKALPTIEMKGLLR
- a CDS encoding NADH-quinone oxidoreductase subunit A, with the translated sequence MNAYAPILVLGALGAGFAIFSVVMATLIGPKRYNRAKLEAYECGIEPTPMPAGGGRFPIKYYLTAMLFIVFDIEVVFLYPWAVTFDSLGIFGLVEMLLFVLTVFVAYAYVWRRGGLEWD
- a CDS encoding NADH-quinone oxidoreductase subunit D; this translates as MSTSNNASADHAAARETTEGTVYTVTGGDWDEIVRSAAKADDERIVVNMGPQHPSTHGVLRLILEIDGETVTEARCGIGYLHTGIEKNLEFRNWTQGTTFVTRMDYLTPFFNETAYCLGVEKLLGITDQIPDRATVIRVLLMELNRLSSHLVCIATGGMELGATTIMIYGFRDRELILDIFELITGLRMNHAFVRPGGLAQDLPPGAVDQLREFVKTMKKNLPEYDKLATGNPIFKARMQDVGYLDLTGCMALGATGPILRSAGLPHDLRKSDPYCGYENYEFDVPTTESCDSYGRFLIRLEEMRQSLRIVEQCLERLEPGPVMVADKKIAWPAQLAMGPDGLGNSLDHIRNIMGTSMEALIHHFKLVTEGFRVPAGQAYAAVESPKGELGVHVVSDGGTRPYRVHFRDPSFTNLQAMAAMCEGGQVADVIVAVASIDPVMGGVDR
- a CDS encoding C40 family peptidase; translated protein: MSHTAHIPSHRKPRRSASKLAVRAGVAGGVLSTLAMAGTASASPSAEPVAETTLEMPVLNLDLGADVSSAVTVAAENTRLAAVEGELTAQEESARTGAAAEAKQAKEEAQKKADAEKAEKTAKAEADRKAEAERSSRSSGSERTTLKSTAAPQGSGTVSAPATGSAAAIVNFARAQVGKAYVMGGTGPSSFDCSGLVQAAYRQAGISLPRMSQAQSSAGTSVSLSALQPGDILYWGSKGSAYHVAIYVGGGKFVGAQNPSTGIVERNLSYDKPTGAVRVL
- the nuoE gene encoding NADH-quinone oxidoreductase subunit NuoE, whose amino-acid sequence is MTASPSNQGVSLGMPQLPAPDFPAEVRERLEADAKEVIARYPDSRSALLPLLHLTQSVEGYVSRTGIRFCAEVLGLTTAEVTAVATFYTMYRRGPSGDYQVGVCTNTLCAVMGGDAIFEELKEHLGVGNNETTPDGKVTLEHIECNAACDFAPVVMVNWEFFDNQTPQSAKAMVDDLLAGREVSPTRGAPLCTYKETARILAGFPDEREGAVEATGGAGPASLIGLRIARGESAHTPIVHPRGEATTEGGE